One Defluviitoga tunisiensis genomic window carries:
- a CDS encoding methyl-accepting chemotaxis protein — MVETINSITEQTNLLALNAAIEAARAGEAGRGFAVVADEIRKLAEESRNATDEISQILTNITQGTKKVNDSTNKVVETIEEVNKKMDNVLESFNNIRERIEKMNQGIENMTASAEEQSASAQEMSSAIERVARAVSEISEQLENSRKVIDRQLNQSVEINESAKELSELSSELEALVKRFKI, encoded by the coding sequence ATAGTAGAAACGATAAACTCGATAACGGAACAAACGAATCTACTAGCCTTAAATGCAGCGATAGAAGCAGCAAGGGCAGGAGAAGCTGGAAGAGGATTTGCAGTAGTAGCAGATGAAATAAGAAAGTTAGCCGAAGAGTCAAGAAACGCGACAGACGAAATAAGTCAGATACTAACAAACATAACGCAAGGGACAAAGAAAGTAAACGACTCAACAAACAAAGTAGTAGAAACGATAGAAGAAGTGAACAAAAAAATGGACAATGTACTAGAGAGTTTCAATAACATAAGAGAAAGAATAGAAAAGATGAATCAAGGGATAGAAAACATGACAGCAAGTGCAGAAGAACAAAGTGCAAGTGCACAAGAGATGAGTTCAGCGATAGAAAGGGTAGCCAGGGCAGTCTCAGAGATAAGTGAACAACTAGAAAACTCAAGAAAGGTAATAGACAGACAACTAAATCAATCGGTAGAGATAAACGAAAGTGCAAAAGAGTTGAGTGAATTATCATCTGAACTAGAGGCTTTAGTTAAGAGATTTAAGATATAA
- the secF gene encoding protein translocase subunit SecF: protein MPNLNIVGKRKIFIYLSLAFIIFFVIVIFVKGFNFGVDFSGGSEIVISTQETYTIDQLRDALQKIDPSYATAKIVSVKPSDEEITKNFYVITVKDSFPSSQIKDEFINSLSTYLQSSDLEVEQFNDVSGYAAKEIRSFAWYAIIATLAVLLIYITIRFQFSFAIGAILALAHDVIVTLGFYSLFGIEMNLMAIAAFLTLVGYSLNNTIVVYDRIRENRAKSRATPIEEVMNQSINDVLVRCLHTSITTFIVVFLMLLMGGRSIASFAFGLTMGVVVGTYSSIFIASPIVIPMMKDKKKGTKKSSSKSR, encoded by the coding sequence ATGCCTAACTTAAATATAGTTGGAAAAAGAAAAATATTCATTTATCTCTCATTAGCTTTTATTATTTTTTTTGTTATAGTAATTTTTGTTAAAGGATTCAACTTCGGAGTTGATTTTTCTGGAGGAAGTGAGATTGTAATTTCAACCCAGGAAACTTACACTATAGACCAATTAAGAGATGCTTTACAAAAAATTGACCCTTCATATGCAACAGCAAAAATAGTTTCTGTAAAACCATCCGATGAAGAGATTACAAAGAATTTTTATGTTATAACCGTCAAAGATTCATTCCCTTCTTCTCAGATAAAAGATGAATTTATAAACTCACTTTCCACTTATCTACAATCTTCTGATTTAGAAGTGGAACAGTTTAATGACGTATCTGGTTATGCAGCAAAAGAAATTCGATCATTTGCATGGTATGCAATAATTGCTACGTTAGCCGTACTTCTAATTTATATTACCATTAGATTCCAATTTTCATTTGCAATTGGGGCTATTCTTGCTTTAGCCCATGATGTAATAGTAACTTTAGGTTTCTACTCATTATTTGGAATAGAAATGAATTTAATGGCTATCGCCGCATTTCTAACATTAGTAGGGTATTCACTTAATAACACTATCGTTGTTTATGACAGAATCAGGGAAAATCGAGCAAAAAGTCGAGCAACACCTATAGAAGAAGTGATGAATCAAAGCATCAATGATGTTTTGGTAAGATGTTTGCATACCTCTATAACAACCTTTATTGTTGTATTTTTGATGTTATTAATGGGAGGAAGATCTATTGCTTCGTTTGCCTTTGGTTTAACTATGGGCGTTGTAGTTGGAACTTATTCTTCGATATTTATAGCAAGCCCTATTGTAATTCCAATGATGAAAGACAAAAAGAAGGGTACCAAAAAATCTTCTTCAAAAAGCCGTTAA
- the secD gene encoding protein translocase subunit SecD: MKSRRILLILSVAVFIFALLGIVLPLSENKNNISIFKYLPNIKLGLDIQGGSSLEYSMAIPEGARAEEIVNNVIAVLRRRLDSAGYTEAVVSEVVVGGERRVRVEIPGISDTRRAEELIGSKGKLYFAEVIETIESSTPPQITRNRKVKVDGEEIDLYSYVRDSRNPNVWYRVKNVFEFGTEPFQITGLDVTDARASLNPQGGGFVVNLSFSNQGKNKFELATANLIGKQIAIILDDEVIIAPVVRDKISEGRAEISGIESVQEAQNIAVLIKSGNLPVDLIKFQENTIGPTLGRDVVTTIVNAGIIGLVIVMVYLIIFYGWMGFVADIALLYNTLLLLGVLSWSGAILTLPGLAGIILTFGTTVDGNVIIYERIKEEMRVGRPPLTAIKFGFDKVFSTILDANITTVLAGIVLYFLTSGSIRGFAVTLIIGVLGSMFTNLVVTRVILEGSSNMIKPEKYLKGIVVGKGGNE; the protein is encoded by the coding sequence TTGAAAAGTCGAAGAATACTACTAATACTCTCTGTGGCAGTATTCATTTTTGCTTTACTTGGGATAGTTCTTCCTCTTTCAGAAAATAAAAATAATATTAGTATCTTTAAATATTTACCTAACATTAAGTTGGGTCTTGACATTCAAGGAGGAAGCTCTCTAGAGTACAGCATGGCGATTCCTGAAGGCGCTCGTGCTGAAGAGATAGTTAATAACGTCATAGCTGTTTTAAGAAGAAGATTAGACAGTGCAGGCTACACAGAAGCAGTTGTTTCAGAAGTTGTTGTAGGGGGAGAAAGACGGGTAAGAGTAGAAATACCCGGAATTTCAGATACCAGAAGAGCGGAAGAACTTATAGGAAGCAAAGGAAAATTGTATTTTGCAGAAGTTATTGAAACGATAGAATCATCTACTCCACCTCAAATAACAAGGAATAGAAAGGTTAAAGTTGATGGAGAAGAGATTGATTTATATAGTTATGTTAGAGATAGCAGAAATCCAAATGTATGGTATCGTGTAAAAAATGTGTTCGAATTCGGTACTGAACCTTTTCAAATAACTGGTCTAGATGTTACAGATGCACGTGCCTCTTTAAATCCACAAGGCGGCGGTTTTGTCGTCAATTTAAGTTTTAGTAATCAAGGAAAAAATAAATTTGAATTAGCAACAGCTAACTTAATTGGTAAACAAATTGCAATTATATTAGACGATGAGGTAATAATTGCCCCAGTAGTTAGAGATAAAATCTCTGAAGGTAGGGCGGAAATAAGCGGAATAGAAAGCGTACAAGAGGCCCAAAATATTGCTGTATTAATTAAATCTGGTAATCTACCTGTTGATTTAATTAAATTCCAAGAAAATACTATTGGCCCAACTTTAGGTAGAGATGTCGTAACTACAATAGTAAATGCAGGAATTATAGGTCTTGTAATTGTCATGGTTTATTTGATTATTTTTTATGGTTGGATGGGATTTGTTGCCGATATAGCACTTCTATACAACACTTTATTATTACTTGGAGTCTTAAGCTGGTCAGGCGCAATTCTTACGTTACCTGGTCTTGCAGGTATAATTCTAACCTTTGGAACTACGGTCGATGGAAATGTAATAATTTATGAAAGAATAAAAGAAGAGATGAGAGTAGGTAGACCTCCTTTGACTGCTATTAAATTTGGATTTGACAAGGTCTTTTCAACTATTCTTGATGCCAATATAACAACAGTCTTAGCTGGCATAGTTCTATACTTTTTAACTTCTGGAAGTATTAGAGGATTCGCTGTTACCTTGATAATAGGAGTTTTAGGTTCTATGTTTACAAACTTAGTAGTCACAAGAGTCATATTAGAAGGATCCTCAAATATGATCAAACCTGAAAAATATTTAAAAGGTATAGTGGTAGGAAAAGGGGGGAATGAATAA
- the yajC gene encoding preprotein translocase subunit YajC, which yields MYEKILNFVNFGPAGASDAQGVTEQAQAAPGGGFGSLIFLLVILVLMWVMLFLPQRRQEKKHKEMISSLKKGDKIVTSAGIIGKIVSISNDTIRIATGDRTEIDITKNAVAGILSSKSSAEEKVSEEENPDEKEDVEKKK from the coding sequence ATGTACGAAAAGATCCTTAATTTTGTAAACTTTGGTCCTGCTGGCGCCTCAGATGCTCAAGGAGTCACCGAGCAAGCTCAAGCAGCACCCGGTGGAGGTTTTGGTAGCCTTATTTTTCTACTAGTTATTCTTGTGTTGATGTGGGTAATGTTATTTTTACCTCAAAGAAGACAAGAAAAAAAGCATAAGGAAATGATTTCCTCTCTAAAAAAAGGAGATAAGATTGTTACTTCTGCAGGTATTATAGGTAAAATTGTTTCTATTTCAAATGACACTATACGAATAGCTACAGGAGATAGGACCGAAATAGATATAACCAAGAATGCAGTGGCTGGTATTTTATCTTCAAAATCTTCTGCTGAAGAAAAAGTTTCAGAAGAAGAAAACCCTGATGAAAAAGAAGACGTAGAAAAGAAAAAATAA
- a CDS encoding septum site-determining protein MinC — protein MDELVYAKIIDGEIIFYFAKGHTQKDLFESFKKELVKMKSFFNIGDSFYVYFEDGSQYNLINSIIKFAKNFDLNVAGAYFGKLPEGKVGNKELTLSSTKIYRKHLRSGQVVQNPGDIIIFGNVNQGAEVNAGGSVIIFGKVFGTVRAGITNKKNVFIIAYEMESPLVEIAGIPFYNYEWPKTPISIRVEGDKALVETLEL, from the coding sequence ATGGATGAACTAGTATACGCAAAAATAATAGATGGTGAAATTATATTTTATTTTGCAAAAGGTCATACACAAAAAGACCTCTTCGAGAGTTTTAAAAAAGAACTTGTTAAGATGAAAAGTTTTTTTAACATAGGTGACAGCTTTTATGTTTACTTTGAAGATGGATCGCAATACAATCTAATAAACAGCATAATCAAATTTGCCAAAAATTTTGACTTGAATGTCGCAGGTGCTTATTTTGGTAAGTTGCCAGAAGGTAAAGTAGGAAACAAAGAACTAACCCTTTCCAGTACGAAGATATATAGAAAACATTTACGATCAGGTCAAGTAGTACAAAATCCTGGAGACATAATAATTTTTGGTAATGTCAATCAAGGAGCTGAGGTCAACGCAGGGGGAAGTGTGATAATATTTGGAAAAGTGTTTGGTACAGTCAGAGCCGGTATAACAAACAAGAAAAATGTCTTCATAATCGCCTACGAGATGGAATCACCATTAGTCGAGATTGCAGGTATTCCCTTCTACAACTATGAATGGCCAAAAACCCCCATATCAATAAGAGTAGAAGGAGATAAAGCGTTAGTCGAAACTCTAGAACTATAA